GGGCATCCTGCTCCTGGTGCTCGCTGCCCAGCGAGGCAGCCGGAAAAACTTGCGCGATTTAATCTAATCCCCCCTTTGAAAAAGGGGGGCCAGGGGGGATTTAAAGCCGCGGCAACCACAAGAGCCGCAATTCAAATGCAGCCCCTTCTAAATCCCCCCTACCCCCCTTTTTCAAAGGGGGGTTAAGAGCTTTTACAGATAGTCCTTGATCAGGATCTCCGCGATCTGCACCGCGTTGGTCGCGGCGCCCTTGCGGATGTTGTCGGCGACGATCCACATGTTGAGGCCGTTGGAAACCGACTCGTCGTCGCGGATTCGGCCGACGAAGACCTCGTTGCGGTCGACGCAGTCGATGGCCAGCGGATACTGATTGTGGGCGACGTCGTCCTTGACCACGATGCCCGGCGACTTCTCGAGCAAGGCTCGGGCCTCGCGGGCGCTGAGCTTCTTCTCGGTCTCGACGTTGACGCTCTCGCTGTGGCCGGCGAAGACCGGGACCCGGACGCAGGTCGCGGTGACCTGGATCGAGTCGTCGTTCATGATCTTCTTGGTCTCGTTGACCATCTTCATCTCTTCCTTGGTGTAGCCGTTGTCGAGGAAGACGTCGATGTGGGGCAGGCAGTTGAAGGCGATCCGGTGGGGAAACTTCTTTACCTGCATCTCCTGACCGGTGAACAGGGCCTTGGTCTGCTCGGCCAGCTCGTCCATCGCCCGCTTTCCGGCTCCGCTGGTGGCCTGGTAGGTCGAGACGACGATCCGCCGGATTTTGGCTTGGTCGTGGATCGGCTTCAAGGCCACCACCATCTGGATGGTCGAGCAATTGGGGTTGGCGATGATACCGAGCTTCTTGTGCTGAGCGATGGCCTCGGGGTTGACCTCGGGGACCACCAGCGGCACTTCGGGATGCATCCGGAAGGCCGAAGTGTTGTCGACCACCACCGCGCCGGCTTGGGCCGCGATCGGAGCGAAGCGTTCGCTGATCGTGCCACCGGCCGAAAAGAGCGCGATGTCGACATCCTTGAAGGAGTTGGCGTCGAGGACCTCGACCGGGACTTCCTTGCCCTTGAACTCGAGCTTGGTGCCGAGGCTCCGCTCGCTGGCCAGGAGGCGCAGCTGATCGATCGGGAAATTCCTCTCCTCGAGGACTTCGAGCATGGCGTTGCCCACCGCTCCGGTGGCGCCGACGACGGCGACGTTGTATTTTTCCTTTTTCATGGTCCTTCTCCGGGCGGCCGCAAGGGCCGCCCCTACAACTAATAACTGTTTTTCAGCTCGGCCAAAATAGCCTGGCCGGCGGCTTGGGTCGAGGCCTTGGCCTCGCCGGGCTTGGCGATGTCGGCGGTGCGGAGACCGGCCTCTAGTACTTTCTCGACCGATTTTTCAATCTTTTGCGCGCTTTCCTTCTTGCCGAAGGTCAAGTCGAGCATCATCGCCGCCGAGAGGATGGTGGCGATGGGGTTGGCCACGCCCTTGCCGGCGATGTCGGGAGCGCTGCCGTGGATCGGCTCGTACATGCCCTTCTTCGAGGAGGCCAGGCTGGCCGAGG
This genomic interval from bacterium contains the following:
- a CDS encoding aspartate-semialdehyde dehydrogenase, coding for MKKEKYNVAVVGATGAVGNAMLEVLEERNFPIDQLRLLASERSLGTKLEFKGKEVPVEVLDANSFKDVDIALFSAGGTISERFAPIAAQAGAVVVDNTSAFRMHPEVPLVVPEVNPEAIAQHKKLGIIANPNCSTIQMVVALKPIHDQAKIRRIVVSTYQATSGAGKRAMDELAEQTKALFTGQEMQVKKFPHRIAFNCLPHIDVFLDNGYTKEEMKMVNETKKIMNDDSIQVTATCVRVPVFAGHSESVNVETEKKLSAREARALLEKSPGIVVKDDVAHNQYPLAIDCVDRNEVFVGRIRDDESVSNGLNMWIVADNIRKGAATNAVQIAEILIKDYL